From a single Variovorax paradoxus genomic region:
- a CDS encoding substrate-binding domain-containing protein produces MEAERRGLNVPNDLSVMGFDDLEWSRHLRPSLTTMHVPTDEVWTRAGEYLVRSLSGRAAALHHDVDVSLVVRESTSRPRPAESRKAD; encoded by the coding sequence CTGGAGGCCGAGCGCCGCGGACTCAATGTGCCCAACGACCTGTCGGTGATGGGCTTCGACGATCTCGAGTGGAGCCGGCACCTGCGCCCGAGCCTCACGACCATGCATGTGCCCACCGACGAGGTCTGGACGCGTGCGGGGGAATACCTGGTCCGGTCGCTGTCGGGCCGGGCGGCCGCGCTGCACCATGACGTCGATGTGTCGCTGGTGGTGCGCGAATCGACGTCGCGGCCCCGGCCGGCCGAGAGCCGCAAGGCCGACTGA
- a CDS encoding sensor domain-containing diguanylate cyclase, with protein sequence MLRGPSITARTMAFVAIVCFSLLAIDGWNSWESRSDQLRQMSVAASNLARAMAQQADDTIKKADTVLVGMVERVEHDGTGPDAVARLRSVLARRIAELPQLDGLHVYDEEGNWVANSRTTQPENLNNATREYFVFHRTHEERGPHIGIPVKSRTSGRLLVPVSRRINHADGSFAGVALATIHIDFFMKFYDSLDIGEAGAVALVLENGTMMTRRPYGPAMVGRNMLETELFRSYVAQGPVGTVYIKSAQDGLMRLNSFRRLDNYPLFVAAALSKDEILVNWWRETLWHSGGVLLLTLIVAFIGWRLVRQFQLQTRTEAELRQTRDALETLNKTLNTLAMEDGLTGLANRRQFDVTLDSEYSRAARTASTLALIMMDVDCFKQYNDIYGHAADDECLQTIGCTIARLASRRPGDLAARYGGEELAVLLPNTDVAGAMILAERIRSAVRDLQIEHAGSADGFVTLSAGVDALSPAAGKPGQPKELIRAADKALYAAKSSGRNRVCASTVQPVAV encoded by the coding sequence GTGCTTCGCGGACCCTCCATCACCGCCCGGACCATGGCTTTTGTGGCCATCGTCTGCTTCAGTCTGCTGGCGATTGACGGCTGGAACAGCTGGGAGTCGCGTTCCGACCAGCTTCGGCAGATGAGCGTGGCGGCATCGAACCTCGCGCGCGCCATGGCGCAGCAGGCGGACGACACCATCAAGAAGGCCGATACCGTCCTGGTCGGCATGGTCGAGCGGGTGGAGCACGACGGCACCGGCCCGGACGCTGTCGCGCGGCTTCGCAGCGTGCTCGCCAGGCGGATTGCCGAACTCCCGCAGCTCGATGGCCTGCACGTCTACGACGAAGAGGGAAACTGGGTTGCAAACTCCCGCACGACGCAGCCGGAAAACCTGAACAACGCGACCCGGGAGTACTTCGTCTTTCACCGCACGCACGAGGAGCGCGGCCCTCACATCGGCATTCCTGTGAAGAGCCGCACCAGCGGCAGGTTGCTTGTCCCGGTTTCACGGCGCATCAATCATGCGGACGGCAGCTTCGCCGGCGTGGCGCTCGCGACGATCCACATCGACTTCTTCATGAAGTTCTACGACAGCCTCGATATCGGCGAGGCCGGCGCTGTTGCATTGGTGCTCGAAAACGGAACCATGATGACCCGCCGGCCCTACGGCCCCGCCATGGTGGGCCGGAACATGCTGGAAACCGAACTCTTCCGCTCCTACGTTGCGCAGGGGCCAGTCGGAACGGTCTACATCAAGTCGGCGCAAGACGGCCTGATGCGGCTGAACAGCTTCCGGCGCCTCGACAACTATCCGCTGTTCGTTGCCGCGGCCCTGTCCAAGGACGAGATCCTGGTCAACTGGTGGCGCGAAACGCTCTGGCATTCCGGTGGCGTCCTTCTGCTGACCCTGATCGTCGCTTTCATCGGCTGGCGCCTGGTGAGGCAGTTCCAGCTCCAGACCCGGACCGAGGCCGAGCTGCGCCAGACGCGCGATGCGCTGGAAACGCTGAACAAGACCCTCAACACGCTCGCCATGGAAGACGGCCTGACCGGGCTGGCGAACCGCCGGCAGTTCGACGTGACGCTGGACAGCGAATACAGCCGCGCGGCGCGCACTGCGAGCACCCTGGCCTTGATCATGATGGATGTGGATTGCTTCAAGCAATACAACGACATCTATGGCCATGCGGCAGACGACGAGTGCCTGCAGACCATCGGCTGCACGATCGCCCGCCTCGCGTCCCGGCGTCCGGGGGACCTTGCGGCCCGCTATGGCGGGGAGGAACTGGCGGTACTGCTGCCGAACACCGATGTGGCCGGGGCCATGATTCTGGCGGAACGCATCCGCAGCGCCGTGCGGGACCTGCAGATCGAACATGCCGGCAGCGCCGACGGATTCGTGACACTGAGCGCCGGCGTGGATGCGCTCAGCCCCGCGGCCGGGAAGCCAGGCCAGCCCAAGGAACTGATCCGGGCCGCGGACAAGGCGCTGTACGCGGCGAAGAGCAGCGGCCGCAACCGCGTGTGCGCATCGACGGTGCAGCCGGTGGCGGTGTGA
- a CDS encoding sulfite exporter TauE/SafE family protein — translation MQAILSEAGPVLVFMACVALATYAQNLTGFAFSLILLGLVSVFHVASVSDTANAATVLSLINAWTYFRARPGVVPWQLMKPALNGSTVGVIAGLMLLTWLSGGAVNWLRGLLGVSILGCALLLVLQGRPQPAVSGRASFAVIGGLSGVLGGLFSSPGPPIVFHMYRQPLERELVRRALLLMFAFNSLVRLVIVLPTGHFSWRAALLAACAMPVVYGVTRLHHRLPNKLQPRTLKWLVGGLLAAAGSTLVASAWLAIAQA, via the coding sequence GTGCAAGCGATTCTTTCCGAAGCCGGCCCCGTGCTGGTCTTCATGGCCTGCGTGGCGCTGGCCACTTACGCGCAGAACCTCACGGGGTTCGCATTCAGCCTCATCCTGCTCGGCCTGGTGTCGGTGTTCCACGTCGCCAGCGTGAGCGATACGGCCAACGCCGCCACGGTGCTGAGCCTGATCAATGCATGGACCTATTTCCGCGCGCGGCCGGGCGTGGTGCCGTGGCAGCTGATGAAGCCGGCGCTCAACGGCAGCACGGTGGGCGTGATCGCGGGGCTCATGCTGCTCACGTGGCTCAGCGGCGGGGCGGTGAACTGGCTGCGGGGCCTGCTGGGCGTATCGATCCTGGGCTGCGCGCTGCTGCTGGTGCTGCAGGGCAGGCCGCAGCCCGCGGTGTCGGGCCGCGCGAGCTTTGCCGTCATCGGCGGTCTCTCGGGCGTGCTGGGCGGGCTGTTCTCGAGTCCGGGGCCGCCCATCGTCTTCCACATGTACCGCCAGCCGCTGGAGCGCGAGCTGGTGCGCCGCGCGCTGCTGCTGATGTTCGCGTTCAATTCGCTGGTGCGGCTCGTGATCGTGCTGCCCACGGGGCACTTCTCGTGGCGCGCGGCGCTGTTGGCCGCCTGCGCGATGCCGGTGGTCTACGGCGTGACGCGGCTGCACCACCGGCTGCCGAACAAGCTGCAGCCGCGCACCCTGAAATGGCTGGTGGGCGGCCTGCTGGCCGCGGCGGGTTCGACGCTGGTCGCGAGCGCCTGGCTCGCGATTGCTCAGGCTTGA
- a CDS encoding mandelate racemase/muconate lactonizing enzyme family protein, which translates to MTSIATSDPASPTTVERFDVFVFRAPADPPVQTSFGIMRDRPAVLVRLTDADGTEGWGEIWCNFPTVGAEHRARMALAYCKPCVVGRAWSHPRECFDELTRRFAVLALQTGEHGTLNQIVAGVDTAMWDLYARRQGKPLWQVLGGAEAQPVQVYASGLNPTGPEQLALQKRSEGYRAFKLKVGFGAERDLANLRALRDALGAEAALMVDANQAWNFDEARQAGVRMADFNLLWLEEPLRADQPAQRWKELAACQPLTLAGGENLASFAQYRDFIATEGMAIIQPDLGKWGGFSGCLEVAKQTIAAGKWYCPHWLGGGIGLAASMHLKTAVGGPGYVEVDANPNPLRELLAVPNFAVNDGWVQLSHAPGLGVVPDLAACKDFVVELPLVGV; encoded by the coding sequence ATGACATCCATCGCAACATCGGACCCTGCGTCCCCCACCACGGTCGAGCGCTTCGACGTGTTCGTATTCCGTGCACCGGCCGACCCGCCAGTGCAGACCTCGTTCGGCATCATGCGCGACCGCCCCGCGGTGCTGGTGCGTCTGACCGATGCCGACGGTACCGAGGGCTGGGGCGAGATCTGGTGCAACTTTCCGACCGTGGGCGCGGAGCACCGCGCCCGCATGGCGCTGGCCTACTGCAAGCCCTGCGTCGTGGGGCGCGCCTGGTCGCATCCGCGCGAGTGCTTCGACGAGCTCACGCGCCGCTTCGCGGTGCTGGCGCTGCAGACCGGCGAGCACGGCACGCTGAACCAGATCGTGGCGGGCGTCGACACGGCGATGTGGGACCTGTACGCGCGCCGCCAGGGCAAGCCGCTCTGGCAGGTGCTCGGCGGTGCCGAGGCGCAGCCGGTGCAGGTCTATGCCTCGGGTCTCAACCCCACCGGGCCCGAACAGCTCGCGCTGCAGAAGCGCAGCGAAGGCTACCGCGCGTTCAAGCTCAAGGTCGGCTTCGGAGCCGAGCGCGACCTGGCCAACCTGCGCGCCCTGCGCGATGCGCTCGGTGCAGAAGCCGCCCTGATGGTCGACGCCAACCAGGCCTGGAACTTCGACGAAGCACGCCAGGCCGGCGTGCGCATGGCGGATTTCAACCTGCTGTGGCTCGAGGAGCCGCTGCGCGCCGATCAGCCCGCGCAGCGCTGGAAGGAACTGGCCGCGTGCCAGCCGCTGACGCTGGCCGGCGGAGAGAACCTTGCAAGCTTCGCGCAGTACCGCGACTTCATCGCGACCGAAGGCATGGCGATCATCCAGCCCGACCTCGGCAAATGGGGCGGCTTCAGCGGCTGCCTCGAGGTGGCGAAGCAGACGATCGCGGCAGGCAAGTGGTACTGCCCGCATTGGCTGGGCGGCGGTATCGGCCTGGCCGCGTCGATGCACCTGAAGACCGCCGTGGGCGGGCCGGGCTACGTGGAGGTCGATGCCAATCCGAACCCGCTGCGCGAGCTGCTCGCGGTGCCGAACTTCGCGGTGAATGACGGCTGGGTGCAGTTGTCGCATGCACCGGGGCTGGGCGTGGTGCCGGACCTGGCGGCGTGCAAGGACTTCGTGGTCGAGCTGCCGCTGGTCGGCGTCTAG